One Microbacterium keratanolyticum DNA window includes the following coding sequences:
- a CDS encoding DnaJ family domain-containing protein, with the protein MRDDDETESVPEHGAGGPPRWSTTEERWAAVELTIQMAIDRGEFDNLPGAGKPIEGLGTTNDPDWWIRRKIQTEDLTGLAPPAFQLRKESAEVEEILDAMWHESDVREYLKEFNKRVRHARMQLLGGPPVVTPLRDIDDDVRAWHERKRASTAAASAPSSPAPKRRLWWRRSRPSERSGAGD; encoded by the coding sequence ATGCGCGACGACGACGAAACCGAATCCGTGCCCGAGCACGGCGCCGGCGGGCCGCCTCGATGGTCGACGACGGAAGAGCGCTGGGCTGCGGTCGAGCTGACGATCCAGATGGCGATCGATCGAGGAGAGTTCGACAACCTGCCTGGCGCGGGAAAGCCGATTGAAGGTCTCGGCACGACGAATGATCCGGATTGGTGGATCCGCCGGAAGATCCAGACCGAAGACCTCACAGGGCTGGCGCCGCCCGCCTTCCAACTGCGCAAAGAGTCTGCCGAGGTCGAGGAGATACTCGACGCGATGTGGCACGAGTCCGATGTGCGCGAGTACCTGAAGGAATTCAACAAGCGCGTCCGCCATGCGCGCATGCAGCTGCTCGGCGGGCCGCCGGTCGTGACGCCGCTGCGCGACATCGACGATGACGTCCGTGCGTGGCACGAGCGCAAGCGAGCATCCACGGCAGCCGCCTCTGCGCCTTCCTCGCCGGCACCGAAGCGGCGCCTGTGGTGGCGGAGATCGCGGCCATCCGAGCGCAGCGGCGCCGGCGACTAG
- a CDS encoding CinA family protein, translating into MNTPTSQVRELAERITEAHATIAVAESLTGGQLSSALAAAPDASDWFRGGLVAYAPEVKFDVLGVTPGPVVTAPCAEEMATGIERLLTARVGVGVTGVGGPDPEEGRPAGTVFAAVSTQGRVVVREWHFDGEPEEVLEQTIDAIIRLVQAELSRPHPAADTRGGRS; encoded by the coding sequence ATGAACACCCCGACGTCGCAGGTGAGAGAGTTGGCCGAGCGGATCACGGAGGCGCACGCTACGATCGCGGTCGCGGAATCGCTGACGGGTGGGCAGCTGAGCAGTGCGCTCGCCGCGGCACCCGACGCGTCGGACTGGTTCCGCGGCGGCCTGGTCGCCTACGCGCCCGAGGTCAAGTTCGACGTCCTCGGTGTCACGCCGGGGCCCGTGGTCACCGCACCGTGCGCGGAAGAGATGGCCACCGGGATCGAGCGGCTGCTCACGGCGCGCGTCGGCGTCGGTGTGACAGGTGTCGGCGGGCCGGATCCGGAAGAGGGCCGTCCGGCAGGGACGGTCTTCGCTGCGGTGTCGACGCAGGGGCGCGTGGTCGTGCGGGAGTGGCACTTCGACGGCGAACCTGAAGAGGTCTTGGAGCAGACGATCGATGCCATCATCAGGCTCGTCCAGGCAGAACTCTCGCGGCCACATCCCGCAGCCGACACACGAGGAGGACGCTCATGA
- a CDS encoding FAD-dependent oxidoreductase gives MNSLWMDTSLPVEAVVHRFEPGARFDVIVVGAGLTGLASAQMLSDAGMSVAVVEARTPGAVTTGHSTAKLSLLHSGAIADIRTHTSQDVLRAYMDGNRQGQAWLLEYLQGAGVPVQRRDAFSYVTHTDARAEAEAEKAAAREAGLDVDDVDDLGLPFPTYSALRLKDQAQFDPLHVVRALVSGVRRAGGVVIERVRVTDIDVGEPCTVRTTAGDMLANHVILATGVPFLDRGLYFAKVTAHRSYALAFRMPEDALPAGMYLSLDSPTRSLRTAPVQGEERLIVGGNGHLVGEGQPTRRNVEELEAWTASHFPGAIRTHAWSAQDYQSANRIPFVGWMPRTGGKVSLATGFNKWGMTNAVAAALSLSADRLGVPLPWAEKLHHRVTRPASLGSGVAANARVAGLLATGWVDAELSPLPDADPPEGAGVVGNERGAPVAVSTVEGVVCRLSAVCTHLGGIVTWNDAERSWDCPLHGSRFDAQGRLLEGPATQDLRRMPG, from the coding sequence ATGAATTCGCTCTGGATGGACACGTCGCTGCCCGTCGAGGCGGTCGTGCATCGGTTCGAGCCCGGGGCGAGATTCGACGTGATCGTGGTCGGCGCGGGTCTCACCGGTCTCGCCTCCGCGCAGATGCTGTCGGACGCGGGCATGTCGGTCGCCGTCGTCGAGGCGCGCACACCGGGCGCGGTGACGACCGGGCATTCCACAGCGAAGCTGAGCCTCCTGCACAGTGGCGCCATCGCCGACATCCGCACGCACACCTCTCAGGACGTGCTGCGTGCATACATGGACGGAAATCGCCAGGGGCAGGCCTGGCTGCTCGAGTACCTGCAGGGTGCCGGAGTTCCTGTCCAGCGTCGTGACGCCTTCAGCTACGTGACGCACACCGACGCCCGCGCTGAGGCGGAAGCGGAGAAGGCTGCCGCGCGGGAGGCGGGTCTCGATGTGGACGATGTCGACGACCTCGGTCTCCCGTTCCCGACCTACTCGGCGCTGCGGCTGAAGGACCAGGCGCAGTTCGACCCGCTGCACGTCGTACGCGCACTTGTCAGCGGTGTGCGACGCGCGGGCGGAGTCGTCATCGAGCGCGTGCGCGTGACGGATATCGACGTCGGCGAGCCGTGCACGGTGCGCACGACCGCGGGTGACATGCTCGCGAACCATGTGATTCTGGCGACGGGAGTGCCTTTCCTGGACCGCGGACTCTACTTCGCGAAGGTCACCGCTCACCGTTCGTACGCACTTGCTTTCCGGATGCCGGAGGACGCGCTCCCGGCGGGAATGTACCTGTCGCTGGACTCGCCGACCCGTTCCTTGCGCACGGCGCCGGTGCAGGGTGAGGAGCGCCTGATCGTCGGGGGGAATGGGCATCTCGTCGGGGAAGGGCAACCGACGCGCAGAAACGTCGAGGAGCTCGAAGCGTGGACGGCGTCGCACTTCCCCGGAGCCATCCGCACGCATGCCTGGTCGGCGCAGGACTATCAGTCAGCGAACCGGATTCCGTTCGTCGGATGGATGCCGCGCACGGGCGGCAAGGTGTCCCTCGCGACGGGGTTCAACAAGTGGGGCATGACGAACGCCGTCGCCGCGGCTCTCAGCCTCAGCGCAGATCGTCTCGGCGTGCCGTTGCCGTGGGCGGAGAAACTGCATCATCGCGTGACGCGGCCTGCCTCGCTCGGATCGGGCGTCGCGGCGAACGCACGCGTTGCAGGGCTGCTCGCCACAGGCTGGGTCGATGCGGAACTGAGCCCTTTGCCGGATGCGGATCCTCCGGAGGGGGCGGGTGTCGTCGGCAACGAGCGCGGCGCCCCGGTCGCGGTGTCAACCGTCGAGGGTGTGGTGTGCCGGCTCTCCGCGGTCTGCACGCATCTCGGCGGGATCGTCACCTGGAATGACGCGGAACGCTCCTGGGATTGTCCTCTGCACGGGTCGCGGTTCGACGCGCAGGGGCGCCTGCTGGAGGGGCCGGCGACGCAGGACCTGCGCAGGATGCCCGGCTGA
- a CDS encoding glycosyltransferase, translated as MPRTVQFPEGRQIALTWSIPESFGGLTTAMLRRSRAFRTLGGTDVSVFTLDPRENRVRRDQMLAEREALIDGVTVGNLYDWLREHPLPGGGLYLDREVFTPIEPGQGLDERDTEDGPVRRRIRHNDAGDVMQIDHLRADGTLVLSDRYDSTEPGTKSGRSLVLCDETGAPVRSWRKVWHLYTAWLDRFTAKKPSFLIVDSKVVAKFVLTYRREHVTTIHVVHGSHLNDGPEPVRISRREVFARLSDFDAVVFPTNGQRADVRAIVGPEPRLFTVPNSLPDPMPSADSGRTGAAMVARLEPLKQVDQAIEAVQRANTTLAPPVTLDVYGDGPLRAELEERTSGDPNVRLNGFTTDVQERLAQASVLLLTSRSEAFALAIGEAMAAGCLPIAYDISYGPSDFIDHGKNGWLVAKDDVAALSAALVDASRLPERRLTAMRRSARKRAADFTEARVIEIWARVLREAAGHAPVEPRGFLSRLRR; from the coding sequence ATGCCACGCACGGTGCAGTTTCCCGAAGGACGGCAGATCGCGCTGACCTGGTCGATCCCCGAATCCTTCGGCGGGCTCACGACGGCCATGCTGCGCCGCTCTCGGGCGTTTCGAACATTGGGCGGAACGGATGTCTCGGTGTTCACCCTGGATCCGCGCGAGAACCGCGTGCGCCGCGACCAGATGCTGGCCGAGCGCGAGGCGCTCATCGACGGTGTGACCGTCGGGAACCTGTACGACTGGCTCCGCGAGCATCCCCTTCCCGGTGGCGGCCTGTACCTTGATCGCGAGGTCTTCACTCCGATCGAACCCGGACAGGGGCTGGACGAGCGTGACACCGAAGACGGGCCGGTGCGTCGTCGCATCCGGCACAACGACGCGGGCGACGTGATGCAGATCGACCATCTCCGTGCCGACGGAACGCTGGTTCTCAGCGACCGCTACGACAGCACCGAGCCGGGAACGAAGAGCGGCCGTTCGCTCGTGCTGTGCGATGAGACCGGCGCACCGGTGAGGTCATGGCGCAAGGTCTGGCATCTGTACACGGCATGGCTCGACCGCTTCACGGCGAAGAAGCCGTCGTTCCTCATCGTCGACAGCAAGGTCGTCGCAAAGTTCGTCCTCACGTATCGACGCGAGCATGTCACCACGATCCATGTCGTGCACGGCTCGCATCTCAATGACGGCCCTGAGCCCGTGCGCATCTCCCGCCGTGAGGTGTTCGCTCGTCTGTCGGACTTCGACGCCGTCGTCTTCCCGACCAACGGACAGCGCGCCGATGTGCGCGCCATCGTCGGTCCCGAACCACGGCTCTTCACAGTGCCGAACTCGCTGCCCGACCCGATGCCGTCCGCGGACTCCGGCAGAACCGGCGCAGCCATGGTCGCGCGACTTGAGCCACTCAAGCAGGTCGACCAGGCGATCGAGGCCGTGCAGCGCGCGAACACGACGCTCGCCCCGCCGGTCACGCTCGACGTCTACGGTGACGGACCCCTGCGGGCGGAGCTGGAAGAACGGACGAGCGGCGACCCGAATGTGCGGCTGAACGGTTTCACGACCGACGTGCAGGAACGCCTGGCTCAGGCATCCGTGCTCCTGCTGACCAGCCGGTCCGAGGCGTTCGCGCTTGCCATCGGCGAAGCCATGGCAGCGGGGTGTCTGCCGATCGCCTACGACATCAGCTACGGGCCGAGCGACTTCATCGATCACGGCAAGAACGGATGGCTTGTCGCGAAAGACGACGTCGCGGCGCTCTCCGCTGCGCTCGTCGACGCGTCTCGCCTCCCCGAACGACGCCTGACAGCGATGCGTCGCAGCGCCCGCAAGCGTGCCGCGGACTTCACCGAGGCGCGCGTGATCGAGATCTGGGCGCGGGTGCTGCGTGAGGCCGCAGGGCACGCGCCCGTCGAGCCCCGCGGGTTCCTGTCTCGTCTGCGTCGCTGA
- a CDS encoding aromatic ring-opening dioxygenase LigA, with the protein MTDAALSPHARRIRLFATVAMTIGVLFVLAGIGAWIAVSTQLAAENITVSKDAAILAGSPVQDPVTAFAQAEVINQHALEMTDGKTYAELGKDDPLRETMKTASTLRTSLFTSVISFGVALFAIGAGVVTMVFAYIAMLSLRREVVPAH; encoded by the coding sequence ATGACAGATGCAGCGCTTTCTCCCCATGCGCGACGGATTCGACTCTTCGCCACCGTGGCCATGACGATCGGCGTTCTGTTCGTCCTCGCGGGCATCGGCGCCTGGATCGCCGTGAGCACGCAGCTGGCCGCCGAGAACATCACGGTCTCGAAGGATGCGGCGATTCTCGCCGGGAGCCCCGTGCAGGACCCGGTCACCGCGTTCGCGCAGGCCGAGGTCATCAATCAGCACGCTCTGGAGATGACGGACGGCAAGACGTACGCCGAACTCGGCAAGGACGACCCCCTGCGCGAGACCATGAAGACCGCCTCGACTCTGCGGACGTCGCTGTTCACCTCGGTCATCTCGTTCGGGGTCGCGCTCTTCGCGATCGGCGCCGGTGTCGTGACGATGGTCTTCGCCTACATCGCCATGCTGTCGTTGCGGCGCGAGGTGGTTCCCGCGCACTAG
- a CDS encoding DUF1206 domain-containing protein, whose amino-acid sequence MRSEARRAARKAESSTILRVLARAGFAANGVVHVLIGSLVLAVALGGRGESDQAGAFKALAAAPFGFALLWVLAAALWALALWHVLDGILAPRGSAAQKWGRRVSEWSQAAVFLVIGILAASVALGARPDADETAADVSRGVLFVPGGVFVLGGVGAGFAIAGVAFAVMGVRRSFVAKMRLPDGPVGHAVTALGAAGFIAKGLSLMSMGVLLLVAAFKVDPDAVGGLDAAIAALLEMPFGPALTLGIGAGLVLYGVFCGFRGRYADL is encoded by the coding sequence ATGAGAAGCGAAGCCCGTCGGGCCGCGCGCAAAGCCGAGTCATCCACGATCCTGCGCGTGCTTGCGCGCGCCGGCTTCGCCGCGAACGGTGTCGTGCACGTGCTCATCGGGTCGCTGGTGCTCGCGGTGGCTCTGGGCGGTCGGGGCGAGTCGGATCAGGCGGGTGCTTTCAAGGCGCTGGCCGCCGCACCGTTCGGCTTTGCACTGCTCTGGGTGCTGGCCGCTGCGCTCTGGGCGCTGGCTCTGTGGCACGTTCTCGATGGCATCCTCGCGCCGCGGGGCAGCGCCGCACAGAAGTGGGGTCGACGCGTCTCGGAGTGGAGCCAGGCCGCGGTCTTCCTCGTGATCGGCATCCTCGCAGCGTCCGTGGCTCTGGGGGCACGCCCGGACGCAGATGAGACGGCGGCGGATGTCAGCCGCGGTGTGCTCTTCGTCCCCGGCGGCGTGTTCGTTCTCGGGGGCGTGGGGGCAGGCTTCGCGATCGCCGGCGTCGCCTTCGCCGTCATGGGTGTGCGGCGCAGCTTCGTCGCGAAGATGCGCCTGCCGGACGGTCCCGTCGGGCACGCTGTCACCGCTCTCGGCGCTGCGGGGTTCATCGCGAAGGGACTGTCGCTGATGAGCATGGGCGTGCTGCTGCTCGTCGCCGCATTCAAAGTCGATCCGGATGCCGTAGGCGGGCTGGACGCCGCGATCGCCGCGCTGCTCGAGATGCCTTTCGGCCCCGCGCTCACGCTCGGAATCGGCGCCGGGCTCGTCCTCTACGGCGTCTTCTGCGGATTCCGCGGGCGCTACGCCGACCTCTGA
- a CDS encoding TIGR01777 family oxidoreductase, which produces MSTVVIAGASGLIGTALADSLRADGVDVVRLVRRPARGTDEREWLTDAAPLNPDVLAGASAVVGVNGASIGRLPWTPGYRQTLRESRLRPTETLAAALKSLGSDAPPFLSGSAVGYYGSQPGVELDEAGSRGDTFLAELCVEWEAAARTAGASTRVVHLRTAPIVHPDGVLKPLMRLTALGVGGPIGRGTQIWPWISLEDEVRAIRYLIDADVEGPVNLSGPTPASANDLGRAVARAMHRPFWLRAPEWAVRIGLGRAPVDSLLTSDAKVVPRVLCDAGFTFRDETVEAATAAVLG; this is translated from the coding sequence ATGAGCACAGTCGTCATCGCAGGAGCATCTGGTCTCATCGGCACGGCGCTCGCCGACAGTCTGCGCGCCGATGGCGTCGATGTCGTGCGGCTGGTGCGCCGCCCTGCGCGCGGGACGGATGAGCGGGAGTGGCTGACGGATGCTGCGCCGTTGAACCCCGATGTGCTCGCGGGGGCTTCCGCGGTGGTGGGTGTGAACGGTGCGAGCATCGGGCGTCTGCCGTGGACGCCCGGCTATCGGCAGACATTGCGTGAGTCGCGCCTGCGTCCGACCGAGACGCTGGCCGCGGCCCTGAAGTCGCTCGGCTCCGACGCGCCACCCTTTCTGAGTGGCTCCGCTGTCGGGTACTACGGGTCGCAACCGGGAGTCGAGCTCGATGAGGCCGGTTCCCGCGGTGACACCTTCCTCGCGGAGCTCTGCGTCGAATGGGAAGCGGCCGCGCGCACCGCAGGGGCGTCGACCAGGGTCGTGCACCTGCGCACTGCGCCGATCGTGCATCCGGATGGAGTGCTGAAGCCGCTCATGCGACTGACCGCACTCGGCGTGGGTGGACCGATCGGACGCGGCACGCAGATCTGGCCGTGGATCTCGCTCGAGGATGAGGTGCGCGCCATCCGGTACCTCATCGACGCCGACGTCGAAGGGCCTGTGAATCTCAGCGGTCCCACCCCGGCATCCGCGAACGATCTGGGGCGTGCTGTCGCTCGCGCGATGCATCGTCCGTTCTGGCTCCGCGCACCGGAATGGGCGGTGCGGATCGGCCTCGGGCGCGCGCCAGTCGATTCGCTGCTGACCTCGGATGCGAAGGTCGTTCCGCGCGTTCTCTGTGACGCCGGATTCACCTTTCGGGACGAGACCGTCGAGGCGGCCACGGCGGCGGTGCTCGGCTGA
- a CDS encoding AI-2E family transporter, whose product MTSPATPAPPLLPPTLRTLLGLAAAAVVIAGIFFAKEIVGPIALAIVIVVICEPLRVPLERRGWPRWLSTTSVIALAYGILLAMGALLWFAGNQFVRLVIGLTDDGELGKRLDEFLAWLESLGITEQTTDSLAQALDPATLLRLASDVGGTVLAVATALFFVFAYVIFMAVDAARYRNVPGAFRAPHAAAIERITRLNSGIRRYFIVNAAFGAIVAIIDGLALWWMGVPGPAIWAVLAFVTNFIPNIGFVLGVIPPAILAFVVGDWPMLIGVIVVYSVVNVVLQVLVQPKFVSDAVDLSLTLSFFSVIFWTFVIGPLGAILSIPLTLATRALLLEPNPDALWLRWITGDRTAVPPGPPHEHVAAAEAESDAAPEDESRTDEDPVPDDRA is encoded by the coding sequence GTGACCAGCCCCGCAACGCCTGCCCCTCCTCTGCTGCCCCCGACCCTGCGCACACTCCTCGGGCTCGCCGCAGCCGCCGTGGTGATCGCGGGCATCTTCTTCGCGAAGGAGATCGTCGGCCCGATCGCGCTCGCGATCGTCATCGTCGTCATCTGCGAACCTCTGCGGGTGCCGCTGGAGCGGCGAGGATGGCCGCGCTGGCTCAGCACGACGAGCGTCATCGCCCTTGCCTACGGGATCCTCCTGGCGATGGGCGCCCTGCTCTGGTTCGCCGGAAACCAGTTCGTCCGGCTCGTGATCGGCCTGACCGACGACGGCGAGCTCGGGAAGCGTCTCGATGAGTTCCTGGCCTGGCTGGAGTCGCTCGGCATCACCGAGCAGACCACCGATTCCCTTGCGCAGGCGCTCGACCCGGCCACTCTGCTGCGGCTTGCCTCCGACGTCGGCGGCACTGTCCTCGCGGTGGCTACGGCGCTCTTCTTCGTCTTCGCCTATGTGATCTTCATGGCCGTCGACGCCGCCCGATATCGGAACGTACCCGGGGCCTTCCGTGCACCGCACGCCGCCGCGATCGAGCGCATCACTCGACTCAACTCGGGCATCCGCCGCTATTTCATCGTCAACGCCGCGTTCGGCGCCATCGTCGCGATCATCGATGGTCTGGCGCTGTGGTGGATGGGCGTGCCGGGACCTGCGATCTGGGCCGTGCTGGCGTTCGTCACGAACTTCATCCCGAACATCGGCTTCGTGCTCGGTGTCATTCCGCCGGCGATCCTCGCCTTTGTCGTCGGGGACTGGCCGATGCTGATCGGCGTGATCGTGGTCTACTCCGTCGTCAATGTCGTTCTGCAGGTGCTCGTGCAGCCGAAGTTCGTGAGCGACGCCGTCGACCTCAGCCTCACGCTGAGCTTCTTCTCGGTGATCTTCTGGACGTTCGTGATCGGGCCCCTCGGTGCGATCCTGTCGATTCCGCTGACACTGGCCACCCGGGCGCTGCTCCTCGAGCCGAATCCCGACGCGCTGTGGCTACGGTGGATCACGGGCGATCGCACGGCCGTGCCGCCGGGTCCACCGCACGAGCATGTCGCGGCCGCAGAGGCAGAGAGCGACGCGGCACCGGAAGATGAGTCCCGCACCGACGAAGATCCGGTCCCGGATGACAGGGCGTGA
- a CDS encoding TspO/MBR family protein, with translation MSTPSENTPTPADRVRQVTVLLGGLLALFGAFLGSGALGGTPVQDAAGGALAADATLLAPYGPAFSIWSVIYAGLLGYAIWQLLPSQAARLRHRLLGWWILASQVLNALWILSVQAGFLGASVVIIAVLLLVLIIVFVRMRQLDARGWVDMLTMDATMGLYLGWVTVATIANITAWLVAIGFDGFGWPPEVWGLIVIVVGATISVATALWSRGRLAPAIATAWGLAWIGVARVIDEPSSALVGATAFTAAALVLAAALIARLTDRSRRRPETVEALVGGAT, from the coding sequence ATGAGCACACCGAGTGAGAACACCCCCACCCCCGCAGATCGCGTGCGGCAGGTCACCGTCCTCCTCGGCGGGCTGCTCGCCCTCTTCGGGGCGTTCCTCGGCTCCGGGGCGCTCGGCGGTACGCCGGTTCAGGATGCGGCGGGCGGCGCGCTCGCTGCGGACGCCACGCTGCTCGCCCCCTACGGTCCCGCCTTCTCGATCTGGTCGGTGATCTACGCAGGGCTCCTCGGCTACGCCATCTGGCAGCTGCTCCCCAGTCAGGCCGCACGGCTCCGTCATCGTCTGCTCGGCTGGTGGATCCTGGCCTCTCAGGTGCTGAACGCGCTCTGGATCCTCAGCGTGCAGGCGGGCTTCCTCGGTGCCTCGGTCGTGATCATCGCCGTGCTGCTGCTCGTGCTGATCATCGTCTTCGTGCGGATGCGACAGCTGGACGCTCGCGGATGGGTCGACATGCTGACGATGGATGCCACGATGGGTCTGTACCTCGGATGGGTCACCGTCGCGACGATCGCGAACATCACCGCGTGGCTCGTCGCGATCGGTTTCGACGGATTCGGCTGGCCCCCGGAGGTCTGGGGGCTGATCGTGATCGTGGTGGGAGCGACGATCTCCGTGGCGACGGCGCTGTGGAGCCGCGGGCGCCTGGCCCCTGCGATCGCGACCGCCTGGGGACTCGCCTGGATCGGCGTCGCCCGCGTGATCGACGAACCGTCCTCAGCGCTGGTCGGCGCGACAGCTTTCACTGCGGCCGCACTTGTCCTCGCGGCAGCTCTCATCGCACGGCTGACAGATCGGTCGCGGCGTCGCCCCGAGACGGTCGAGGCTCTGGTCGGCGGTGCGACCTAA
- a CDS encoding DUF899 family protein produces the protein MSDLPLPPIVDAASWRRDLDALRVREKAATRELDAIAAQRRRLPVVELPTYTLQSADGPVTLAEMFDGHSQLITYHHMWFPHETWQCPGCTGYTSQFTRLDFLQEEYDARFVIVTNGPLDEALAYRDRVGNQMTWYSSAESPFGADMGAAPGEGFAINTFVRSGDTVYRAWHTDARGTEQLGYLHGLMDVLPYGRQEEWQDVPEGWPQRPTYGHGLDSPDIARLYGSA, from the coding sequence ATGAGCGATCTCCCCCTGCCGCCGATCGTCGATGCCGCATCGTGGCGACGCGACCTCGACGCCCTGCGCGTACGCGAGAAGGCGGCGACACGCGAGCTCGATGCGATCGCAGCCCAGCGACGGCGGCTTCCCGTCGTCGAGCTGCCGACGTACACCCTGCAGAGCGCAGACGGCCCCGTCACCCTCGCGGAGATGTTCGACGGGCACTCACAGCTGATCACCTACCACCACATGTGGTTCCCGCACGAGACGTGGCAGTGCCCGGGATGCACGGGGTACACCTCGCAGTTCACGCGCCTGGACTTCCTCCAGGAGGAGTACGACGCCCGGTTCGTCATCGTGACGAACGGCCCGCTGGACGAGGCGCTCGCCTACCGCGACCGCGTCGGCAACCAGATGACCTGGTACTCGAGCGCCGAGAGCCCTTTCGGTGCCGACATGGGTGCTGCTCCCGGCGAAGGCTTCGCGATCAACACCTTCGTCCGTTCAGGCGACACGGTCTATCGCGCGTGGCACACCGACGCGCGCGGCACCGAGCAGCTCGGCTACCTGCACGGCCTCATGGACGTCCTGCCCTACGGACGCCAGGAGGAATGGCAGGATGTGCCAGAGGGATGGCCGCAGCGACCCACCTACGGGCACGGACTCGACTCACCTGACATCGCACGGCTCTACGGCTCTGCCTGA
- a CDS encoding MFS transporter produces MTTFTSTQRGVVVVAILASFVTFLDGSVVTVALPAISRELGGGITTQQWVVDSYLITLSALILLAGSLSDAYGRVLIMRVGLIAFGIASVAVALAPDPLILIISRTLQGAAGALLVPSSLALITATMRGEVQARAIGAWTAFTTAAFLIGPLMGGLFVDYASWRWVFLINVVPIAVTLFLLARLDLPQHPRGARVDWVSGALCAVGLGAVVFALIEQPNLGWDSPAIWVPALGGAALFALFLMRQKGSDAPLMPLSLFTVRNFGWGNLATLFVYAALALNGFVIGVYLQQGAGLSATLAGLASLPTTVLMVLLSSRAGALAGRFGPRIFMTVGPLVMGVGAILLLTVSLDFNYWWQVLPSVTVLGLGLAITVAPLTSAILGAIDESRSGIASAVNNAVARVAGLLVVALLATIVGGTLDLAGFHTAAWVTAILMALGGIVSWIGIRRPPAVPVDPVDAPPERAQT; encoded by the coding sequence GTGACCACGTTCACTTCCACGCAGCGCGGCGTCGTCGTCGTCGCGATCCTGGCCTCCTTCGTGACCTTCCTCGACGGGAGCGTCGTGACCGTCGCCCTGCCGGCGATCAGCCGCGAACTCGGCGGGGGCATCACCACGCAGCAGTGGGTCGTGGACTCGTATCTCATCACGCTGAGCGCACTCATCCTCCTGGCCGGCTCCCTCTCCGACGCGTACGGTCGCGTACTCATCATGCGGGTGGGCCTCATCGCCTTCGGCATCGCATCCGTCGCCGTCGCACTCGCGCCCGACCCGCTGATCCTGATCATCTCCCGCACGCTTCAAGGGGCCGCCGGTGCTCTGCTCGTACCGAGTTCGCTCGCCCTGATCACCGCGACCATGCGCGGCGAGGTGCAGGCACGGGCGATCGGCGCCTGGACGGCGTTCACGACCGCCGCCTTCCTCATCGGGCCACTCATGGGCGGCCTCTTCGTCGACTACGCCTCCTGGCGCTGGGTGTTCCTCATCAACGTCGTGCCGATCGCTGTGACGCTGTTCCTGCTGGCGCGGCTCGATCTCCCCCAGCACCCCCGGGGCGCCCGGGTCGACTGGGTCAGCGGCGCGCTCTGTGCTGTCGGCCTCGGGGCCGTCGTGTTCGCACTCATCGAGCAGCCGAACCTCGGCTGGGACTCGCCTGCGATCTGGGTCCCCGCCCTCGGCGGTGCGGCGCTGTTCGCCCTCTTCCTGATGCGACAGAAGGGGTCGGACGCTCCGCTCATGCCCCTCTCGCTGTTCACTGTGCGCAACTTCGGCTGGGGCAATCTCGCGACTCTCTTCGTGTACGCCGCCCTCGCCCTGAACGGCTTCGTGATCGGCGTGTATCTGCAGCAGGGTGCGGGCCTGAGCGCGACACTCGCGGGTCTCGCGAGTCTGCCGACGACGGTGCTCATGGTGCTGTTGAGCTCGCGGGCAGGCGCTCTCGCCGGCCGCTTCGGACCGCGCATCTTCATGACCGTGGGTCCGCTGGTCATGGGCGTCGGCGCCATCCTGCTCCTGACGGTATCCCTCGACTTCAACTACTGGTGGCAGGTGCTGCCGTCGGTGACCGTGCTCGGCCTTGGCCTTGCGATCACGGTCGCGCCGCTGACCTCCGCCATCCTCGGTGCCATCGACGAGAGCCGTTCTGGCATCGCCTCGGCCGTGAACAACGCCGTCGCCCGCGTGGCCGGTCTGCTCGTCGTGGCGCTGCTCGCCACGATCGTGGGAGGCACGCTGGACCTCGCCGGATTCCACACGGCGGCGTGGGTGACCGCGATCCTCATGGCCCTCGGCGGGATCGTGTCGTGGATCGGCATCCGTCGCCCGCCCGCCGTGCCCGTTGACCCGGTCGACGCCCCTCCGGAGCGGGCGCAGACGTAA